The following proteins come from a genomic window of Lycium ferocissimum isolate CSIRO_LF1 chromosome 4, AGI_CSIRO_Lferr_CH_V1, whole genome shotgun sequence:
- the LOC132053064 gene encoding auxin-induced protein 22D-like codes for MEMAGTELRLGLPGTESSPSTSKITNKRPSSDMNNDDEPAPKAQVVGWPPVQSYRKNVLQASYVKVSMDGAAYLRKIDLNIYKSYPQLLRALENMFKCSIGVYSEREGYNGCDYVATYEDKDGDWMLAGDVPWDMFINSCRRLRIMKGSEAKGLACQ; via the exons ATGGAAATGGCTGGAACAGAGCTAAGATTAGGTTTACCTGGAACAGAGTCATCACCTTCTACTAGTAAAATTACCAACAAAAGACCTTCATCAGATATGAATAATGATGATGAACCAGCACCTAA AGCACAAGTTGTTGGCTGGCCACCTGTTCAATCTTACAGGAAAAATGTTTTACAAGCGAGCTACGTGAAAGTGAGCATGGATGGAGCAGCttatttaaggaaaattgaCCTTAATATTTACAAAAGCTATCCACAATTACTCAGAGCTTTAGAGAACATGTTCAAGTGCTCCATTG GTGTATACTCTGAAAGAGAAGGATACAATGGATGTGATTATGTAGCAACTTATGAAGACAAAGATGGTGATTGGATGCTTGCTGGTGATGTACCTTGGGATATGTTCATTAATTCTTGCAGAAGGCTTAGAATCATGAAAGGATCTGAAGCTAAAGGTTTAGCATGCCAATAA
- the LOC132053065 gene encoding uncharacterized protein LOC132053065 — protein sequence MKLSYRFSVFSFIFCLLACGAFSIDKFHQAFPIVEPDTGHTKLRLAREGLEAIERITTPIAAVAVIGPYRSGKSFLLNQLLSLSCNEGFGVGHMRDTKTKGIWIWGTPIELDIDGVKTSVFYLDTEGFESVGKSNVYDDRIFALSTVLSSVLIYNLPETIREADISRLSFAVELAEEFYGRVKGKDVAFEPAKLLWLIQRDFLQGKSVQEMVNEALRRVPNSDGDKNIDKVNQIRDSLAVLGDNSTAFSLPQPHLQRTKLCDMKDADLDPDYVKKREQLKEVVASITRPKIVQGKSLNGKEFVSFLEQILDALNKEDIPSTGSLVEVFNKGILERCLKLYTAQMANMVLPMQEKSLQKAHEEHRDAAMKVFDEQHFGRRHARKSVDQLEEEIEKVYKNIMLANEYQSSKLCEALYSRCEDKMDELQALRLPSMAKFNAGFLQCNQSFERECVGPSKSSYEQRMMKMLGKSKSLFIKEYNQRLFNWLVIFSLVMVVIGRFVIKFFLVELGAWILFILLETYTRMFWSDESLYYNPVWHSFLATWETLVYNSVLDLDRWAIPIWVIAAIFVVYWRCYRTMKHGPRWSLPVHNNHKDQRRSE from the exons ATGAAGCTTTCTTATCGTTTCAGTgttttctccttcattttctgCCTTCTTGCATGTGGGGCCTTTTCTATTGATAAGTTTCATCAAGC GTTTCCTATTGTAGAGCCCGATACTGGTCACACAAAACTTCGCCTTGCAAGAGAAGGACTAGAGGCAATCGAGAGGATAACAACACCCATTGCAGCTGTTGCT GTAATTGGTCCATATCGTTCAGGAAAATCATTCCTCCTTAATCAGCTTCTTTCCCTTTCTTGTAATGAAG GTTTTGGTGTTGGACATATGCGTGATACTAAGACAAAAG GGATATGGATTTGGGGTACTCCAATAGAGTTGGACATTGATGGAGTAAAAACTTCTGTTTTCTACCTTGACACTGAAGGTTTTGAAAGTGTTGGAAAGTCAAATGTATATGATGACCG GATTTTTGCTCTTTCAACTGTTCTGAGTTCCGTGCTTATATATAATCTACCTGAGACG ATCCGTGAAGCTGACATATCGCGACTGTCATTTGCAGTTGAACTTGCTGAAGAGTTCTATGGAAG AGTTAAG GGGAAAGACGTTGCTTTCGAACCAGCAAAACTCCTATGGCTTATCCAGCGTGATTTTCTAC AAGGAAAATCTGTGCAAGAAATGGTCAACGAAGCTTTGCGACGAGTCCCTAATAGTGACG GTGATAAAAATATTGATAAG GTGAATCAGATTCGAGATTCATTAGCTGTATTGGGTGACAATAGCACAGCCTTCAGCTTACCACAA CCTCATCTTCAGCGTACGAAGCTTTGTGACATGAAAGATGCTGACCTGGATCCTGATTATGTCAAGAAGAGGGAACAATTGAAAGAAGTTGTTGCATCTATTACTCGTCCAAAGATTGTTCAGGGTAAATCTCTCAATGGGAAGGAGTTCGTGTCGTTCCTTGAGCAG ATACTTGACGCCTTGAATAAAGAAGACATTCCATCTACGGGCTCCCTGGTGGAGGTCTTCAACAAGGGTATTTTAGAGCGGTGTTTAAAACTGTATACCGCGCAGATGGCTAACATGGTTTTACCAATGCAAGAGAAGTCTTTGCAGAAAGCTCATGAAGAGCACAGAGACGCAGCGATGAAAGTTTTTGATGAACAGCATTTTGGTCGTCGCCATGCAAGGAAATCAGTCGATCAACTGGAAGAGGAGATTGAAAAG GTGTATAAGAATATCATGTTGGCAAATGAATATCAGTCCTCAAAGCTGTGTGAGGCTTTGTATTCCAGATGCGAGGACAAAATGGATGAACTTCAGGCCCTCAGACTTCCTTCAATGGCAAAATTTAATGCTGGCTTCCTCCAATGCAATCAAAGTTTTGAAAGAGAATGCGTCGGGCCTTCTAAAAGCAGCTATGAACAGCGGATGATGAAG ATGTTGGGGAAGTCAAAATCGTTATTCATCAAAGAATATAATCAGAGACTGTTTAATTGGCTGGTGATTTTTTCACTTGTCATGGTGGTGATAGGGCGGTTCGTTATAAAGTTCTTTCTGGTGGAGCTTGGTGCATGGATACTTTTTATCCTCTTAGAAACATATACAAGGATGTTTTGGTCCGATGAGTCGCTTTACTACAATCCAGTCTGGCATTCTTTTCTAGCAACTTGGGAAACACTCGTGTATAATTCAGTTCTTGATCTGGACAG ATGGGCAATTCCCATTTGGGTGATAGCTGCAATATTTGTGGTTTATTGGCGATGTTACAGGACTATGAAACACGGTCCTCGGTGGTCGTTACCTGTGCACAACAATCACAAAGATCAGCGAAGATCTGAGTAA